A genomic segment from Aegilops tauschii subsp. strangulata cultivar AL8/78 chromosome 1, Aet v6.0, whole genome shotgun sequence encodes:
- the LOC109780064 gene encoding acetylornithine aminotransferase, mitochondrial, whose translation MNSLQSFLAVAPVKPAAAAARLPSSRRARVSACLATPAPAPTTPAAAASARRELSAASRAVMADEAKYIVGTYKRAQVVFVAGRGCKLYDIDEREYLDMAAGIAVNALGHGDPDVDAAAADQRGRLVHASNVGYTVPQVELAKRLVEASFADRAFFANSGTEANEAAIKFARKYQRVAHPNGDAPTEFMSFTNCFHGRTIGSLALTSKVQYREPFEPVMPGSTFVEYGNLEEAKKVIQSGKIAAVFVEPVQGEGGIHSATKEFLQGLRDACDEAGALLVFDEVQCGLGRTGYLWAHEVYGVVPDIMTLAKPLANGLPIGVALVTEKVAAAINYGDHGTTFGGGPFVCHAALATLDKIQKPGFLAEVTKKGEYFKQLLKTKLSGNPHVKEIRGAGLIVGIELDVPAGPLVDACLNAGVFLLTAGKGNVVRLVPALIVSEKELEQAAEVIRECLPALEASTS comes from the exons ATGAACTCGCTCCAATCCTTCCTCGCCGTCGCGCCCGTCAAGCCGGCCGCGGCCGCCGCGAGGCTCCCGTCGTCCCGGCGGGCGCGCGTCTCCGCCTGCCTCGCGACCCCGGCGCCCGCGCCGACCACccccgcggcggcggcgtcggcgcggCGGGAGCTGTCCGCGGCGAGCCGGGCCGTCATGGCGGACGAGGCCAAGTACATCGTCGGCACCTACAAGCGCGCCCAGGTCGTCTTCGTGGCGGGGCGCGGCTGCAAGCTCTACGACATCGACGAGCGCGAGTACCTCGACATGGCCGCCGGCATCGCCGTCAACGCCCTCGGCCACGGCGACCCCGAcgtggacgccgccgccgcggacCAGCGTGGACGCCTGGTCCACGCCAGCAACGTCGGCTACACCGTGCCCCAG GTGGAGCTCGCCAAGCGGCTCGTGGAGGCCTCCTTTGCTGACCGCGCCTTCTTTGCCAACTCCGGCACTGAGGCCAATGAGGCGGCCATCAAATTCGCCAGGAAGTACCAGAGGGTCGCGCACCCCAACGGTGACGCGCCTACGGAGTTCATGTCCTTCACCAACTGCTTCCATGGCCGGACCATTGGCTCGCTCGCGCTGACCAGCAAGGTGCAGTACAGGGAGCCCTTTGAACCCGTCATGCCCGGCTCAACATTTGTCGAGTATGGCAATTTGGAGGAGGCCAAGAAGGTGATACAGTCGGGGAAGATTGCTGCTGTGTTTGTCGAGCCCGTGCAGGGTGAGGGTGGGATTCACAGTGCCACCAAGGAGTTCTTGCAGGGACTGCGGGATGCTTGTGATGAGGCAGGGGCTCTCTTGGTCTTCGATGAG GTGCAATGTGGTCTGGGGCGCACAGGTTACCTCTGGGCTCATGAGGTTTATGGTGTAGTACCTGACATAATGACCTTGGCGAAGCCACTGGCAAATGGCCTTCCCATTGGTGTGGCCTTGGTCACGGAAAAGGTTGCTGCAGCCATAAACTATGGTGACCATGGAACCACATTCGGCGGAGGCCCTTTTGTGTGCCATGCTGCATTAGCCACATTGGACAAGATCCAGAAACCTGGCTTTCTAGCAGAGGTGACCAAGAAAGGAGAATATTTCAAGCAGCTGCTCAAAACTAAGCTGAGTGGAAACCCTCATGTCAAAGAGATCCGGGGGGCCGGTCTCATTGTTGGCATCGAGCTCGACGTACCGGCTGGGCCTTTGGTCGATGCATGCTTGAATGCTGGTGTCTTTTTGCTGACGGCCGGGAAAGGCAATGTGGTGAGGCTTGTGCCTGCGCTCATCGTGTCGGAGAAGGAGCTGGAGCAAGCTGCAGAGGTGATAAGGGAATGTCTACCTGCTCTTGAAGCCTCTACCTCTTAG